In a single window of the Streptomyces cinnabarinus genome:
- a CDS encoding site-specific integrase has translation MTTTTVPLVTPPPLAAKSLAGSEIDAQLQRFPPRSPGTDWPTTRISREEVLHRLERPPFKNGKNSTHQMRMVGARLLLRWLETFKGKTWQQRWNASPASATSVGWTEAPLAWGIAHGRRPQKAGLGSGLLALVCADAIRPSMPWLASSLSPHLREAIEAARDPRGFAELRDARMPGQPDPRRTSKALKAVARILAAKGGGIDDIVVGDVLELLLAATGTSRSHTRLAYALLQSRGQFPPDAPKTLRSIEIRAGQVSPAQLVDRFGVKYKPIRDLLVSYLTERQPTIDYVTLVQLSSNLVGYFWADLERHHPGIDSLHLAPEVRDAWKARIAVKTVKYRMPNGTVATTTEPRIAALSIRTAVRGFYLDIAEWALYEPERWGPWAAPTPVTAADCSAKNVEQEVRTRSDARTRERLPVLPALVQAAARRLNEAQERLEALEAAALGSTITVLGESFTLPRSTERAGGKPSTVVDVTGARRDFRTEEKLAFYGWATVEILRHTGIRIEELRELGHHGIVSYKLPTTGEVIPLLQIAPSKTDQERLLLVSPELADVLSAVISRVRRHDGRVPSIPSYDLHEKVWNPPMPLLYQWPVGGENRTISITTIRQSLNTLLADTGITDAHGQPLTFQPHDFRRIFITDAILNGLPPHIAQVIAGHDHIGTTMGYAAIYPEDAIEAHRAFIARRRGLRPAGEYRAVTDEEWQEFLGHFERRKLALGQCGRAYGSSCVHEHACVRCPVLIVGPDERPRLEEIRENLHARIAEAEREGWLGDVEQLTVSLTATHDKISQIDANERRKSSPVFVGMPTIKQLAVREAQNLNKTD, from the coding sequence GTGACAACTACCACCGTCCCGCTCGTCACCCCGCCGCCCCTGGCCGCGAAGAGCCTGGCCGGCAGCGAGATCGATGCCCAGCTGCAGAGGTTTCCGCCACGTAGCCCGGGAACCGACTGGCCCACTACCCGGATCTCCCGCGAGGAGGTCCTCCACAGGCTGGAGCGGCCGCCGTTCAAGAACGGCAAGAACTCCACCCACCAGATGCGGATGGTCGGCGCGCGCCTGCTGCTGCGATGGCTGGAGACCTTCAAGGGGAAGACCTGGCAGCAACGCTGGAACGCCAGCCCGGCCTCCGCAACCTCGGTCGGCTGGACTGAGGCCCCGCTTGCCTGGGGGATCGCTCACGGCAGGAGGCCGCAGAAGGCAGGGCTCGGGTCCGGGCTGCTGGCCCTGGTCTGCGCTGATGCCATCCGTCCCAGCATGCCGTGGCTCGCCAGCAGCCTCTCCCCCCACCTGCGCGAAGCCATCGAAGCCGCCCGCGATCCCAGGGGATTTGCCGAACTTCGTGACGCACGCATGCCCGGACAGCCGGACCCGCGGCGCACATCGAAGGCGCTCAAGGCCGTGGCCCGCATCCTCGCGGCGAAGGGCGGCGGCATCGACGACATCGTGGTCGGCGATGTCCTCGAACTGCTGTTGGCGGCCACGGGAACCTCCAGGAGCCACACGCGACTCGCCTACGCCCTGCTTCAGAGCCGCGGCCAGTTTCCCCCTGACGCACCCAAGACCCTGCGAAGCATCGAGATACGTGCCGGACAGGTGAGCCCGGCCCAGCTCGTCGACCGGTTCGGCGTGAAGTACAAGCCGATTCGCGACCTGCTCGTCAGCTACCTGACCGAGCGACAGCCCACCATCGACTACGTCACGTTGGTGCAACTGTCGAGCAATCTGGTCGGCTACTTCTGGGCCGACCTGGAACGGCACCATCCCGGGATCGACAGCCTCCACCTGGCCCCGGAGGTGCGCGACGCGTGGAAGGCCCGAATCGCGGTCAAGACGGTCAAGTACCGCATGCCGAACGGCACGGTCGCCACGACAACAGAGCCGCGCATCGCAGCCTTGAGTATCAGGACAGCAGTGCGGGGCTTCTACCTGGACATCGCCGAGTGGGCTCTGTACGAGCCCGAGCGCTGGGGACCGTGGGCCGCTCCGACCCCGGTGACAGCAGCCGACTGCTCCGCCAAGAACGTCGAGCAGGAGGTCCGCACCAGATCCGACGCCCGCACCCGAGAGAGGCTGCCGGTCCTGCCCGCGCTGGTACAGGCAGCTGCCCGCCGGCTGAACGAAGCCCAGGAGCGGCTGGAGGCATTGGAGGCAGCTGCCCTGGGATCCACCATCACGGTGCTCGGCGAGAGCTTCACCCTGCCCCGGTCTACCGAGCGAGCCGGCGGCAAACCTTCAACGGTCGTTGACGTCACAGGAGCGCGGCGTGACTTCCGAACGGAGGAGAAGCTGGCCTTCTACGGCTGGGCGACCGTGGAAATCCTCCGGCACACCGGGATACGCATCGAAGAGCTTAGGGAGCTCGGCCACCACGGCATCGTCAGCTACAAGCTGCCGACCACCGGAGAGGTGATCCCGCTCCTGCAGATCGCACCGTCCAAGACGGACCAAGAGCGCCTCCTGCTAGTCAGCCCCGAGCTCGCCGACGTTCTCAGCGCTGTGATCAGCCGCGTTCGCAGGCATGACGGGAGGGTGCCGAGCATCCCGTCCTACGACCTGCACGAGAAGGTCTGGAACCCGCCCATGCCGCTGCTCTACCAGTGGCCCGTAGGCGGCGAGAACAGGACGATCTCCATCACCACGATCCGCCAGTCACTCAACACGCTGCTGGCGGATACCGGCATCACCGACGCCCACGGACAGCCACTGACCTTCCAGCCGCACGACTTCCGCAGGATCTTCATCACCGACGCCATCCTCAACGGCTTGCCGCCGCACATCGCCCAGGTTATTGCTGGTCACGACCACATTGGAACCACGATGGGGTACGCCGCGATCTACCCGGAAGATGCCATCGAGGCTCACCGAGCCTTCATCGCCCGGCGCCGTGGCCTACGACCTGCCGGGGAATACCGGGCGGTGACCGACGAGGAGTGGCAGGAGTTCCTCGGGCACTTCGAGCGGCGCAAGCTGGCCCTGGGACAGTGCGGCCGAGCATACGGAAGTAGCTGTGTCCACGAGCACGCATGCGTGCGATGCCCGGTACTGATCGTGGGGCCGGACGAACGGCCCCGTCTTGAAGAGATCCGCGAGAACCTTCACGCCAGGATCGCCGAAGCCGAACGAGAAGGATGGCTGGGCGACGTCGAGCAACTGACCGTCAGCCTCACCGCCACCCACGACAAGATCAGCCAGATTGACGCCAACGAGAGACGGAAGAGCTCGCCGGTATTCGTCGGCATGCCGACGATCAAGCAACTAGCGGTCCGGGAAGCCCAAAACCTGAACAAGACGGACTAA
- a CDS encoding NAD(P)-dependent alcohol dehydrogenase produces the protein MKAVQVIEYDEPPALVDVPDPQVTGPLDVIVKIGGAGVCRTDLHILEGQWKAKSGVTLPYTIGHENAGWVAEVGQAVTHVKAGDPVILHPLATCGLCRACRAGDDVHCMNSAFPGIDTHGGYAEYLKTSARSVVPLTPSLEPASVAALADAGLTAYHAVAKAARVLRPGDRAVVIGAGGLGHIGIQVLRALSPAEMIVVDRSPEALALAKELGADHTLVADGSEADRVRDLTSGHGAEAVLDFVGEGGAVETGIACLRRSGNYYVIGYGGHLNVPTIDVISTEINFIGNLVGSYNDLSELMVLAAQDKVTLHTQRYPLASFQQALDDLDAGAVRGRAILVP, from the coding sequence ATGAAAGCCGTGCAGGTCATCGAGTACGACGAGCCGCCCGCGCTCGTGGACGTGCCCGATCCGCAGGTCACCGGTCCGCTCGATGTGATCGTGAAGATCGGGGGCGCCGGAGTGTGCCGGACCGATCTGCACATCCTCGAAGGACAGTGGAAGGCCAAGAGCGGAGTCACCCTTCCGTACACGATCGGCCACGAGAATGCCGGGTGGGTCGCGGAGGTCGGCCAGGCCGTCACCCATGTCAAGGCCGGTGACCCGGTGATCCTGCACCCGCTGGCGACGTGCGGTCTGTGCCGAGCCTGCCGGGCCGGAGACGACGTGCACTGCATGAACTCGGCCTTCCCCGGCATCGACACCCACGGGGGCTACGCCGAATACCTGAAGACCAGCGCCCGCTCGGTCGTGCCGCTCACCCCGTCCCTGGAGCCGGCTTCGGTGGCGGCCCTGGCCGACGCCGGGCTGACGGCGTACCACGCGGTTGCCAAGGCGGCCCGGGTCCTGCGGCCCGGCGACCGTGCCGTGGTCATCGGTGCCGGCGGGCTCGGGCACATCGGCATTCAGGTGCTGCGGGCCCTGTCGCCGGCCGAGATGATCGTCGTCGACCGCAGTCCGGAGGCCCTTGCGCTGGCCAAGGAACTGGGCGCCGACCACACCCTCGTCGCGGACGGGAGCGAAGCCGACCGGGTACGGGACCTCACCTCGGGGCACGGGGCGGAGGCCGTCCTGGACTTCGTCGGCGAGGGCGGTGCCGTCGAGACGGGCATCGCCTGCCTGCGCCGCAGTGGCAACTACTACGTCATCGGCTACGGCGGCCACCTGAACGTGCCGACGATCGACGTCATCTCCACGGAGATCAACTTCATCGGGAACCTCGTGGGCTCCTACAACGACCTCTCCGAGCTGATGGTCCTCGCGGCCCAGGACAAGGTCACCCTGCACACCCAGCGCTACCCCCTCGCCTCCTTCCAGCAGGCCCTCGACGACCTGGACGCGGGGGCCGTACGCGGCCGCGCGATCTTGGTCCCCTGA
- a CDS encoding pentapeptide repeat-containing protein — MSPRLPRRQAERRGLSLWPVGIVLLLAFTAAVLVASAVFYAGWGLLDAHELKPERRIDSKTLFDLVKLAFGVVAGAGALVALVVAYRRQRVDEDGALRDATRLHTERFTTAVSQLGEESAAVRLGGVHALAGLADDAPTRELRQTCIDVLCAYLRLPYTAEADLPENDAEARHDYLALREVRHTVIRLIRDHLRLPLQHHHSWQGHDFDFTSVTFDGGDLSQTVFSGGTVHFIGATFASSNVDFSGATFSGGTVHFGGATFTGGWVDFRVATFSGGTIFFGGAAFSGGTVDFTGATFSGGTVYFVEAAFSGGRVDFGAAAFSGSMVSFIGAEFSSGRVNFNAATFSGGRVRFDGATFSGGTIDFTRALGPAPHGLIPAAGSPLPGGLALAAAWRAGH; from the coding sequence ATGAGCCCACGTCTGCCCCGGCGCCAGGCTGAGCGGCGCGGCCTGAGCCTGTGGCCCGTCGGTATCGTCCTGCTCCTGGCCTTCACTGCTGCGGTCCTGGTTGCCTCTGCCGTTTTCTACGCCGGATGGGGCCTGCTCGACGCACACGAGTTGAAGCCCGAGCGGCGCATCGACTCCAAAACGCTGTTCGACCTGGTCAAGCTCGCCTTCGGTGTCGTGGCCGGCGCGGGCGCCCTGGTCGCCCTGGTCGTGGCCTACCGTCGCCAGCGCGTCGACGAGGACGGCGCCCTACGCGACGCCACCCGCCTACACACCGAACGCTTCACCACCGCCGTCTCCCAACTCGGCGAAGAATCCGCCGCGGTACGCCTCGGCGGCGTACACGCATTGGCCGGCCTCGCAGACGACGCCCCCACCCGCGAACTACGCCAGACCTGCATCGACGTCCTGTGCGCCTACCTCCGACTGCCCTACACCGCCGAAGCCGACCTACCGGAGAACGACGCGGAAGCCCGTCACGACTACTTGGCCCTGCGGGAAGTCCGGCACACCGTCATCAGGCTCATCCGCGACCACCTCCGCCTACCACTCCAGCACCACCACTCCTGGCAAGGCCACGACTTCGACTTCACCAGCGTCACCTTCGACGGCGGGGACCTCTCGCAGACAGTGTTCTCCGGTGGCACGGTCCACTTCATCGGTGCGACGTTTGCCAGCAGCAATGTCGACTTCAGTGGGGCGACATTCTCCGGCGGCACAGTCCACTTCGGCGGAGCGACGTTCACGGGCGGCTGGGTCGACTTCAGAGTGGCGACCTTTTCCGGTGGCACGATCTTCTTCGGCGGGGCGGCGTTCTCCGGCGGGACGGTCGATTTCACCGGCGCGACCTTCTCTGGTGGCACGGTCTACTTCGTCGAAGCGGCGTTCTCCGGCGGCCGGGTCGACTTCGGCGCAGCGGCGTTTTCCGGAAGCATGGTCAGCTTCATAGGAGCAGAGTTCTCCAGCGGCCGAGTCAACTTCAACGCGGCCACGTTCTCCGGCGGTAGGGTCCGCTTCGACGGAGCGACCTTCTCCGGCGGGACAATCGATTTCACCCGCGCGCTTGGCCCAGCGCCGCACGGCCTGATTCCAGCAGCTGGTTCGCCCCTGCCTGGTGGGCTCGCCCTGGCAGCGGCCTGGCGCGCAGGTCACTGA
- a CDS encoding tyrosine-type recombinase/integrase translates to MLRTFYDFHLERNTGSLLVNPFPLVRNQRSARANAHHNPEKEHNKQRTSLYRPKVPKRIPRRIPDEKYTEVFAGLRSHRDRALLAFWVATGARAEELLTAKQGDAVVGQQTIGVIRKGTRAYQELPATPDAFVWLRLYQEESWNKGVPRRHAQPLWWTLRRPWRPLEYDAARMMFNRANELLGANWTLHDLRHTATFLMLDDPNMPPVYVQHILGHKHLSTLDIYNRPTRDDVISAGLAHHARQEHKRNNPPPAPPAPAYNRDSLDVLFGGSPG, encoded by the coding sequence GTGCTCCGGACCTTCTACGACTTCCACCTGGAACGCAACACCGGGTCGCTGCTGGTCAATCCCTTCCCTCTGGTCCGCAACCAGCGCTCGGCGCGAGCCAACGCCCACCACAACCCAGAGAAGGAACACAACAAACAGCGCACCAGCCTCTACCGGCCCAAGGTCCCCAAGCGAATCCCGCGCCGCATCCCCGACGAGAAGTACACCGAGGTCTTCGCGGGCCTCCGCTCGCACCGTGACCGCGCCCTCCTGGCCTTCTGGGTCGCCACCGGCGCCCGAGCCGAGGAACTGCTCACCGCCAAGCAGGGCGATGCAGTCGTCGGCCAGCAGACCATCGGCGTGATCCGCAAGGGCACACGCGCCTACCAGGAACTGCCCGCCACCCCCGACGCGTTCGTCTGGCTGCGGCTCTACCAGGAAGAATCCTGGAACAAGGGCGTCCCCCGCCGCCACGCGCAGCCGCTGTGGTGGACCCTGCGCCGCCCCTGGCGGCCATTGGAGTACGACGCGGCCCGCATGATGTTCAACCGCGCCAACGAGCTCCTGGGCGCCAACTGGACTCTTCACGACCTGCGGCACACCGCGACGTTCTTGATGCTCGACGATCCGAACATGCCGCCGGTCTACGTCCAGCACATCCTCGGCCATAAGCATCTGTCCACCCTGGACATCTACAACCGGCCCACCAGGGACGACGTGATCTCAGCAGGGCTCGCACACCACGCCCGCCAGGAGCACAAGCGCAACAACCCGCCTCCGGCCCCGCCCGCGCCGGCCTACAACCGCGACTCCCTCGACGTCCTCTTCGGCGGGAGCCCCGGGTGA
- a CDS encoding extracellular solute-binding protein, with the protein MRTRPSTALIALAVVATLTGTACTAQSQAQHQPKEKAGLFKPGSQISYQKYGKDYPATKVNDVPGRCSYDSISRKDYSGQTLKIISHAVPVIGEPTQLHAKQFEDITGGKVEIVNVPFGELHQKILTPLQAGQPAYDVMFYPSLWIGDMAPYLEPVPQEYLDTRGMKDVTKTYMDVATWNGKVVQYPVDGDRHYLKVRADVLKDPQWKAAYQQATGQDLQVPKTWAEYQQIAEFFSGKDLDDDGKRNYGSAEVTKRDDLTFSAFISRAAPYVKNPEVKGGVFFDVETMKPLINTPGFVRALEDMVKAKSTWAPGGANFGLGDEIFSFGGGQTLMSYSWDDAFIQAQQPDSRIRNDVQAAPLPGSTEVYNRTTKAWDKKANQAPYFTWGWTSAVAKASTHHQMAFDYLCFFSNEANTALDLTIGRFGVNPYRYAHFDPAFWQQQGWEKDVAESYVLTLSGMEKSGNRVFDLRVPGVNQYMSALANGIASAVAGQDSPQEALDGVAREWSKITDQIGKDKVQSAYRDVVALEDNS; encoded by the coding sequence ATGCGCACCAGACCGTCCACGGCCCTGATCGCTCTCGCCGTCGTCGCGACCCTGACCGGCACGGCATGCACCGCCCAGAGCCAGGCACAGCACCAGCCCAAGGAGAAGGCCGGACTCTTCAAGCCCGGTTCGCAGATCAGCTACCAGAAGTACGGCAAGGACTACCCGGCCACGAAGGTCAACGACGTCCCCGGACGCTGCAGCTACGACTCGATCAGCCGCAAGGACTACTCCGGCCAGACACTCAAGATCATCAGCCATGCCGTTCCTGTCATCGGCGAGCCGACCCAGTTGCACGCCAAGCAGTTCGAGGACATCACCGGAGGGAAGGTCGAGATCGTCAACGTCCCCTTCGGTGAGCTGCACCAGAAGATCCTCACACCGCTTCAGGCGGGCCAGCCCGCTTACGACGTCATGTTCTACCCGTCCCTGTGGATCGGCGACATGGCCCCGTATCTGGAACCGGTGCCGCAGGAGTACCTCGACACCCGCGGGATGAAGGACGTCACCAAGACCTACATGGACGTGGCGACCTGGAACGGGAAGGTCGTGCAATACCCGGTGGACGGGGACCGGCACTACCTCAAGGTCCGCGCCGATGTGCTGAAGGACCCGCAGTGGAAGGCGGCCTACCAGCAGGCCACCGGCCAGGACCTGCAAGTCCCCAAGACCTGGGCCGAGTACCAGCAGATCGCCGAGTTCTTCAGCGGCAAGGACCTCGACGACGACGGCAAGCGCAACTACGGCAGCGCCGAGGTGACCAAGCGCGACGACCTGACGTTCTCCGCGTTCATCAGCCGGGCGGCACCGTATGTGAAGAACCCGGAGGTCAAGGGCGGTGTCTTCTTCGACGTCGAGACCATGAAGCCGCTGATCAACACGCCCGGGTTCGTCCGCGCTCTGGAGGACATGGTGAAGGCCAAGTCCACCTGGGCGCCCGGCGGCGCCAACTTCGGGCTGGGAGACGAGATCTTCTCCTTCGGCGGCGGGCAGACGCTGATGTCCTACTCGTGGGACGACGCCTTCATCCAGGCCCAGCAGCCGGACAGCAGGATCCGCAACGACGTTCAGGCGGCACCGCTGCCGGGTTCCACCGAGGTCTACAACCGCACCACGAAGGCGTGGGACAAGAAGGCCAACCAGGCGCCCTATTTCACCTGGGGGTGGACATCGGCGGTGGCCAAGGCCTCGACTCACCACCAGATGGCCTTCGACTACCTGTGCTTCTTCAGCAACGAGGCCAACACCGCCCTCGACCTGACCATCGGCCGATTCGGTGTCAACCCCTACCGGTACGCCCACTTCGACCCGGCGTTCTGGCAGCAGCAGGGCTGGGAGAAGGATGTCGCCGAGTCGTACGTACTGACGCTCTCCGGGATGGAGAAGAGCGGCAACCGCGTCTTCGACCTGCGGGTTCCCGGTGTCAACCAGTACATGTCCGCGCTGGCCAACGGCATCGCGTCGGCTGTGGCGGGCCAGGACTCGCCGCAGGAGGCGCTGGACGGCGTGGCCCGGGAATGGTCCAAGATCACCGACCAGATCGGCAAGGACAAGGTGCAGAGCGCCTACCGCGATGTGGTCGCCCTCGAGGACAACTCCTGA
- a CDS encoding carbohydrate ABC transporter permease, with product MDGLRRYKSMFLLPGLLTLLLIIIFPLLFTIRVSFSGWNVSNPYMDFIGGANYTAVLHDSRFWSSITRLILLAGGTVLLQYVIGFGMALLVWREVRGRRFWRVLFLVPMMTTPVVMAAIWQTIFHESLGPANDLLQLLGLARIPWLTESGPALVALMTVEVWQWTPFMFLLLLAGLLSLPKEPFMAAAIDGAGTWRTFWKVTFPLMAPVSVAAVVIRLIEASKLSDSVYVLTSGGPGSSTETPGYYLYIQGLRDQQTGYSGAMSLIYLVLMSVTLTVVAALLTRAFKLKGDA from the coding sequence ATGGACGGCCTGCGCCGGTACAAGAGCATGTTCCTGCTGCCGGGACTGCTCACCCTCTTGCTGATCATCATTTTTCCGCTGCTGTTCACCATCCGCGTCAGCTTCTCCGGATGGAACGTCAGCAACCCCTACATGGACTTCATCGGAGGTGCCAACTACACCGCCGTGCTGCACGACAGCCGCTTCTGGTCGTCCATCACCCGGCTGATCCTGCTGGCGGGCGGCACGGTGCTGCTGCAGTACGTCATCGGCTTCGGCATGGCCCTGCTGGTCTGGCGCGAGGTACGGGGCCGCAGATTCTGGCGGGTGCTGTTCCTCGTCCCCATGATGACCACGCCCGTGGTGATGGCCGCCATCTGGCAGACGATCTTCCATGAGTCGCTGGGCCCGGCGAACGATCTGCTTCAACTGCTGGGCCTGGCCAGGATTCCCTGGCTCACCGAGTCCGGTCCGGCACTGGTCGCGCTGATGACCGTCGAGGTCTGGCAGTGGACGCCCTTCATGTTCCTGTTGCTTCTGGCGGGCCTGCTGAGCCTGCCGAAGGAGCCGTTCATGGCCGCCGCGATCGACGGCGCCGGCACCTGGCGCACCTTCTGGAAGGTGACCTTCCCGTTGATGGCGCCGGTGTCGGTGGCGGCGGTCGTCATCCGGCTGATCGAGGCGTCCAAGCTCTCGGACAGCGTCTACGTACTGACCTCCGGCGGGCCGGGCTCCTCCACCGAGACACCGGGTTACTACCTCTACATCCAGGGGCTCAGGGACCAGCAGACCGGGTACAGCGGCGCGATGTCCCTCATCTACCTCGTACTGATGAGCGTCACGCTCACGGTTGTTGCCGCCCTGCTCACCAGGGCGTTCAAGCTGAAGGGGGACGCATGA
- a CDS encoding sigma-54-dependent Fis family transcriptional regulator, giving the protein MPHRQPGTSLRVARELYLEVTKDPSARPVVVASWQRSMEHKVKSGSLDAPYLDNPNLESPLARAALPIVDRLHEQLADDPVSMMITDRNGVVLSRKVSHEGLTTNLNRVRLAPGHVFAERYVGTNGIGTALASGRPVMIAGLEHYVEALRDFHCAAVPILHPTRRTLLGAFNLTTIRQGSDGMLMAFARSVAAQIEGEIAAITSRRERALFHDYMEACSSVRPGPVLAMSRDVVMMNDQLSAAVTGPDHDALLDHARELADNPRAEGTRSLALPSGRVAELRISRCRREDSDAGAVFRVRLIGRPQPGPAALVTTPVRSDLGLVGSSPHWLRAVADSRAEFVAGTWLHLSGEAGVGKRTLVETLHRAHGAGRRLEMMQPPLSDAPAVTEGWLHDIAALLAVPSNVLVLRDFHLVSDQLRQRLRKLLTHLDGTATGQLVVTSQPSMAGADDQLDQLCGALVEVPPLRHRHGDIELLARFFLRKYRPSGESRFSPDALTMLQRCPWPQNVHQLESVMRKLARRPSGPTIHAEDLPPECRVSSHKVLTTIEALERDAILHGLMNRNANVQRTAQDLGISRATMYRKMRRYGIVPSNLT; this is encoded by the coding sequence ATGCCCCACCGACAGCCCGGAACGTCGCTGAGAGTCGCCAGAGAGCTGTACCTGGAGGTCACCAAGGACCCGAGCGCCCGGCCGGTTGTGGTGGCCTCGTGGCAGCGCTCGATGGAGCACAAGGTGAAGTCGGGCAGTCTTGACGCTCCGTACCTGGACAACCCCAATCTGGAGAGCCCCCTCGCCAGGGCGGCGCTGCCGATCGTGGACAGGTTGCACGAGCAGCTCGCCGACGACCCGGTCTCCATGATGATCACGGACCGGAACGGCGTGGTGCTCTCCCGGAAGGTGTCCCACGAGGGGCTGACGACCAACCTCAACCGCGTGCGGCTGGCCCCGGGCCATGTGTTCGCCGAGCGCTACGTGGGCACCAACGGCATCGGAACCGCGCTGGCCAGCGGCCGCCCCGTCATGATCGCCGGATTGGAGCACTACGTCGAGGCGTTGCGGGACTTCCACTGCGCGGCCGTCCCCATCCTCCATCCCACCCGGCGCACCCTGCTGGGGGCCTTCAACCTCACCACCATCCGTCAGGGCTCCGACGGCATGCTCATGGCCTTCGCCCGCTCGGTCGCCGCCCAGATCGAGGGTGAGATCGCGGCTATCACCTCACGGCGTGAACGGGCTCTGTTCCATGACTACATGGAAGCGTGCTCCTCGGTGCGTCCAGGACCCGTGCTGGCCATGAGCCGCGATGTCGTCATGATGAACGACCAGCTCAGCGCCGCGGTGACCGGGCCGGATCACGACGCGCTCCTCGACCACGCCCGCGAGCTCGCCGACAACCCCCGCGCGGAGGGGACACGCAGTCTCGCCCTGCCCTCCGGTCGGGTCGCCGAGCTCAGGATCAGCCGCTGCCGACGCGAAGACAGCGACGCGGGCGCCGTCTTCAGGGTCCGGCTGATCGGACGCCCGCAGCCCGGACCTGCCGCCCTTGTGACGACGCCCGTCCGGTCGGACCTGGGACTGGTGGGCTCATCCCCGCACTGGCTGCGCGCCGTCGCAGACAGCCGCGCGGAGTTCGTCGCCGGGACGTGGCTGCACCTGTCGGGCGAAGCCGGCGTCGGCAAGAGGACGCTCGTCGAGACTCTGCACCGAGCGCACGGCGCCGGACGCCGACTGGAGATGATGCAGCCACCACTGTCCGACGCACCTGCCGTCACCGAGGGCTGGCTGCACGACATCGCAGCGCTGCTCGCCGTACCGTCCAACGTGCTCGTCCTGCGCGACTTTCACCTCGTGAGCGATCAGCTGCGACAGCGGCTGAGGAAGCTACTGACGCACCTCGACGGCACCGCAACCGGGCAACTGGTCGTGACCAGCCAGCCATCGATGGCCGGCGCCGATGACCAACTCGACCAGCTCTGCGGTGCTTTGGTGGAGGTGCCGCCCCTGCGCCACCGGCACGGGGACATCGAGCTGCTGGCCCGCTTCTTCCTGCGCAAGTACCGGCCGAGCGGCGAGAGCCGGTTCTCCCCCGATGCCCTGACCATGCTGCAGCGATGCCCGTGGCCGCAGAACGTCCACCAGCTTGAATCGGTGATGCGCAAGCTGGCGCGGCGGCCGTCAGGCCCGACGATCCATGCGGAAGACCTCCCGCCGGAATGCCGGGTGTCCTCGCACAAAGTCCTGACCACCATCGAGGCGCTGGAACGCGACGCCATTCTGCACGGGCTGATGAACCGCAACGCCAACGTCCAGCGCACCGCCCAGGACCTCGGGATTTCCCGCGCAACGATGTACCGCAAGATGCGCCGCTACGGCATCGTCCCGTCGAACCTGACCTGA
- a CDS encoding carbohydrate ABC transporter permease, with amino-acid sequence MRSRLYPTFKYTVIALWACFVAGPFFWAMTTSFKNANAVQGGPTYLPWAQYEPTLTGWRNIFGGAGGVDVIDPFVNSAIVTIAASAISLALGSLAAYALSRYRFKLGFIKNGDIVFFFVSQRIMPPVVLVIPFFYLLQWGSLLDTIPGLVIVTIALLLPIAVWVMVDFFNGIPREIDEMAMLDGCGPLQTFVRAILPNSLPGLTVAAMFCAVFGWNDFFFAFRLTFTEVQTLPQAVVALNSSIPPWWTLSAAALFGVTPLILLAIWVERYLSKGNLSGAVR; translated from the coding sequence ATGAGGTCGCGCCTCTATCCCACATTCAAGTACACCGTGATCGCACTGTGGGCCTGCTTCGTCGCGGGACCGTTCTTCTGGGCGATGACGACCAGTTTCAAGAACGCCAACGCGGTCCAGGGCGGCCCCACCTACCTCCCCTGGGCGCAGTACGAACCCACCCTCACCGGCTGGCGCAACATCTTCGGCGGAGCCGGCGGCGTCGATGTGATCGATCCTTTCGTCAACAGCGCCATCGTCACCATCGCCGCATCCGCCATCAGCCTGGCCCTGGGGTCCCTGGCCGCCTACGCACTGTCCCGCTACCGGTTCAAACTGGGCTTCATCAAGAACGGCGACATCGTCTTCTTCTTCGTCTCCCAACGGATCATGCCGCCGGTGGTGCTGGTGATCCCCTTCTTCTACCTCCTGCAATGGGGCAGCCTCCTGGACACCATCCCCGGCCTGGTCATCGTGACGATCGCCCTGCTGCTGCCCATCGCGGTCTGGGTGATGGTGGACTTCTTCAACGGCATCCCGCGGGAGATCGACGAGATGGCGATGCTGGACGGCTGCGGCCCGTTGCAGACCTTCGTACGGGCGATCCTGCCGAACTCCCTGCCCGGCCTGACCGTGGCGGCGATGTTCTGCGCCGTGTTCGGCTGGAACGACTTCTTCTTCGCCTTCCGGCTGACCTTCACCGAGGTCCAGACCCTGCCCCAGGCGGTCGTCGCCCTCAACTCCTCCATTCCGCCCTGGTGGACGCTGTCCGCCGCCGCGCTCTTCGGCGTGACACCGCTGATCCTGCTCGCGATCTGGGTGGAGCGCTATCTGTCCAAGGGGAACCTGTCGGGAGCGGTCCGATGA